The following nucleotide sequence is from cyanobacterium endosymbiont of Braarudosphaera bigelowii.
AGAAATAAATACTCCAATCCCATTATGGACTTTTGCCGCAGTAGGTGGAAAACGATCAACTAAATAACCTCCTAAGACTAAACTAGTAGAACCTCCCCCATCTAAATTCAAGGCACTAATAGATCCTAACTTTTGCATAATTTGTGCCATTTCATTTAAATTAACCCCTTTACTGTTTGTACTATTATGAACTGTTACTAATATGATTTTTTCTTTACTAGTTATACCTATGGCACTTCGAGATGCTTTTTGTTTCTGAAAACTTTTAGTAAATTTTTCGTCTTGTGTATTTAAAGAAATAAAGCCATTATTTATCAATAAAGGTCCTGCGCCTAAGATATGAGAAAGTTTATTAAATTTTTTAGGAACGGTATCACTTCTTATTTTCAACTTATTTCCTATAGAAAATAAATTAGATTTAAAAATCTTTTTACGAATTACTAATAAGTACCCGTTATCAGGAATATTGTAGGACTGTTTTATGTTCTTTGATTTTTGTTTTCCTATTACTTTATCATTTTGAACAGAAACAATAATTTCGTTGTTGCTGAAACTCATATAGTCTTTCCCCCACTCAGAAGTATAGCGAGATATTCCAGCTTGAATATATCCACTATTCAAGCATTGAATAGTAATCTGTTTACCATTACTCATAATTAGAGTTTCTTCTAGGCTTAAGTTATCAATAAAAAATTGTCCATTTTCGTTCCAGCCAACAGCCCCACGTTCTAAAATAGGACTTGACAACCAATTATTATTTTGACGGATAGCTCCTAAAGGAAGCTTATTATTTCTATTAAAAAAACCTCCATTAATTGCAGCTATAACTTGCCATTCTTTTGCAATTTTTTCTAAGGAAGAAGTTCCAACTTGACCATTAAAATTACTAGTAATTGGCTTTAAAATAACTTTTAATGATTTATTGTTAATTTCTAAAAGATTTACAGGGAAAATACTATAACCTTTCTTATTTTGAACTGTTATAAACTGTTGTCGCCAAATAACACCTGGAACCCAGATAATCTCTTTAGGAAGAATTGTTTTAGTAAGAGTGTAGACACTGTCATGCTTGATTTTAGAAAAAGTGAAGTTATTAAAAATATTAGTGTGCAATAGGTTAATTTTAAATTCTGATAATTCTTTATTCTCATTGGATAAGAGTAAAGAATTATGGAATGAATAATTAATATTATGTATTCTCTTATTGGTAATGTCTTCAAAACTAGAAAATGAAAAAAAATTATTATAGGAAGATATGTTTTTAGCGTTTCCTACTCTATGAACTAAAGTATTAAGAGGTAACTCTAGTAATAGAAGAATAGATATAAGTTTAAGAAGATACCACATAAATTTAGTCACTTTTGAATCCTCATTAAATATATTACAGAACATAGATTCTACTCTAGAAAAGTCTTGGACAACTTTAAAATATATGATCAGTTTAGTTTGTATCTTCTCTACATTTCTATTAAGAGTTAGAATATTACTGATTATAATTATCTAAGTTAACTAGTTATTTATATTAATAATTGAAAAGCAACAAGAAATTATTGTATTTCTTGTTGCTTTTCAATTATTAATATAAAGTTTAAAAAAAATTACTACCTTTCAACAACTATAAATTTTCAGGAAAAACTTGTTCAAAATTTGTAATAAGTTCATCTAATTCTTCAAGAGCTTGTTTCACATCAATTCTCAGAATGCCTAGATCTGGTTTTTCTAACAGTCCTACTAAAAATTCTCGTTTGTCTTTGATCAATTTTACTTGTTCCTGAATTGTTTCTTTAGTCATTTTTATTATCCAAAAACTTATTCTAACCTTAACATAAAAAAAATCTCTTTTAGACTTTTTTCAATCAACTTCTTTTACAAGTATTATTTCACTGAGTGCAATATTTAATATACGTCTTTACATAACAGTCTAATAAAAAATATTGAACTATATATTTTTGCAAAAATTAAACATTTTATTAGTTTGTATATGAGTACATGACTAACTTTAAAGCTAGACGTTGCATGGTATCTTAATTGAAGAAATATTATTTAATAAGAATTAAAGCAGTACAGTGATATGAACTATGTATTTTAAAAAGAAACTATTTAAATTCATCTTGTAAAGTGATGAAGGAAAAGTAGCAATAAACCTTACGCTTTCTCTATGTTTTTATCCTTGTGTTATAGATATATTTTCAATGATTTTCTGAACTATCTCTATACCACTAATAACCTGCCAAGAAAATAAAATAACAACACAAAAATTTAAAATCATATGTGTATGACGAGCTAAATCATTTCCTTTTTGCATAAAAGGTACTAAAGATGTAGAAGTCGTAACTAGACCCGTTATGGTTAAGCCAACTAGTAAATGGGGACTAAAAAATAATTTATCATTATTAACATAGGTTATGGCCATACCACCAAGATTACCTAAGACTATTATGTTCAGAAGTAGTGCTCCTAATTGATAATGTCTGTTATTATTTTTTTTTTCTATCAATTCTTTTCTAATTTGTTTATCAGAAGTACGAATATATCGTAGCTGAAGCCCTAAATACAAGACATAAAAGAGTAACAATAATGTAGCTAACATTATTATAGGATGACTGAATTGTGACCAAAACTTAATAAACTCTGATGTGTTAGTGACCATAATATTAATTAGAATTATCTAACAAAAAATCCATATAAGTTAAACTAACATATAATTAAATAAGAAAAAAGCTTATTTTTCTAAACGTACTACATACCACTGTAGGTAAGTATCAGGGCCCATCTCTAGATCACAAAAATTCTCCATTAAATATTTAGCTTGAGATTCTAAAAATTTAATATTTTGCAACTCTCGAGGTAAATCATCTTGACGATCAGACAAAATATTTTTAAGTTTTTCTAATAATTCTTCATAGGTTAAAAATTCTTGTTTATTTGGTTCAAGAACAATAAAACCATCTTGCTGATGCATAATTGAGTCTGACATGGTATTTAAAAAATAATTTGATTAGAGATGTCTTTCAAATATAACAACTTGCTTACCTACTACCGGACTTCTTGCAATAACTATATTGTCTAAATTTTTAATAATTAACTTTGAAAAATTTAGCTTTTGTACATGTACGAAAATTTCTCCAGCCCAACTATCTTGTTCTTTTACTGGTAAATCATACCATTCTGTATTGACAAATAATATTAAGCTATTTTTAGAGTAATCGATTTCAACCTTATTTATAAGCGTTTCATAATAACCAGCTATTAAATTGTCTATCTTATCCTGAATATTAACAATAAGATTTTCTTCTGGTGTTAATAACTCTGAAACGAATACTTCATTATTTTTTGGCTCAATAGTTTTAATTAAGTTTGGATGATTAATAGTTTCTACACGCGTAGATTCAATATTTTTATTCTTAATAAGTAAAAATACTACTACAGTAAATAATATAATTACGATGGTTAGATATACAGTTATTTTTTTTATAGAAGTCAAAGAATTTTGGAAATTAGCTAGAGTATTAAATAAAGAATATTTATAAGTATTATCTATAATCTGATTTTCTGTATTCTTACTATTAATAGAGCGGTTCATAATATGGAGTTTTAATTCTTGCTCTATAGTGTTATTAATTATTTTTATATGATTAGCTAAAATATCCATTTTCTTTACATGCAGTGAAAAATTGATATTGTTGCAACTGATGTTATTTATATAATGATAAACTTCTGAAACTATTGATTCTAGCAGCTTTTCTTTAATAATGTTATCTTCCAATTTATTAGTAATATTCATATAATCTAAATTTATTAGAGAGTCTATTTAATTTAACATAACTCTATTTTTGCGTATTTTTAACCATTAAACTATAAAAAATTGTATAAAGAATGGTGCTTCTTAATAAAATATAGAGAATAAAACTAAAAATAAAATATTTTGAAAGCTAATTTATTAATCAGGCTTTATTTTGGACATAATAACGCATAAAAACTTATGTAAAGATCCTTCCTTAATAAACTATCACAATTTTAATTTAACCTTTTATTTTGCATATAAAATTGATTTGATTTAGAAGAAAATGTTAGTATTGTTCGAAGAACGAGAATAATAATCATTAGCTTAGTTTGTTATCAATATTGTATGATTTCATTCAAGACTAATATTGGCTAACTACTAGCAAGATTTTATCTCTTAAACACCTAGGATTAAGGAAAGCACTTCAATGACAATTTATATGCGACAAATTCCTACTGGTATTACAGAGGCCGAAGTTACCGATGTTTTTAAAAAACACGGAGAAGTTAAACAAGTTCGTTTCCCTCTTGATCCAAAAACTGGAGAAAGAATAGGATATGGCCTAATAGATATGGGCGATAAAGAACAAGAAGAAGACACAATTGAAGAACTAAATGGAGAAGATTTAAAAGGAGTTAAACTTAGATTAAATAGAAATGTTGATTAAACAAAATAAACCCAACAATTATTATTTGTCTTAAATAATCAATGCATTAACTTCATTTAAACAATTTTGCTCTTAGGTTGTCATAAGAATTAACCCAACTAGGTTTTGGTACTAGCGAATATATCCACTAATTACCATTAAGCATTTCCATAGCTTCATACTTGGTTATCATCAATTGTTATTGACAACCTTTTTTTATATAAATACAAATTACTTGATTAATATCTTTATAGGTACTAGTTAGTAGTAGAGAACAACCAAATTCTAGTATTTGTTAGGTAATAAAAGTATTTTCAATATCTTCTACAGTTACATGATATGTGCTAATTAGTCTTATATATTTAATCATCTAAATAACTTGTATAGATATATGTAAATAAATAGTAATAACTAATAAATCTTGAGTATTTTAGAATATAATAATCACCTTATTATCTTTACAATATAGAGTAGGTAGCCTGTAGCTATTATATATTTTAAATAAAATATTTATTTCTGATATGAAAATATAACCTTATTTATGAATTGCTAAAATTTTGTTTATTAGTTAATTTTGGAAAATTGCTCTTGCTCAAAATAAAGTGTTAAGATAATCCATGATAATCGAGGGTGAGGATCGGTAGTCAAGTTTGTTGTCAGTATCGGGTAGATGCTTGTCCGAAGTTAATATTGGCCAACTGCTCTCCGAAGTTTTGTCTCTCTACAATTCTAAGATTAAGGAGAACATCCCCATGTCAATTTATGTTGGCAATCTTTCCTTCAAGGCAACAGAAGCAGATGTTACTAATGTCTTTAAAGAATATGGTGAAGTTAAAAAAGTCTATCTTCCTTCTGATCGAGAGACTGGAAAAATGCGAGGTTTCGGTTTTGTAGATATGGAGACAGAAAACCAAGAAGCTACTGCGATTGATGAGCTGAACGGAACAGAATGGATGGGGAGAATATTAAAAGTTAATAAAGCAAAACCCCGTGAATAGACTTCTAGATATTAATTCAACAAAATCAATTAAAATTGTAGACTCTAACTGACTACCCTAGAAACTTTTTGTTTATTTCTATTGGAAAACTGTTTATTACTTACATAGAGGATATATTATGGCTAAACGTCGAAACTTAAAAAAGGAAAAAGCTGAAAGAAATCAAGCATATGCTCGTCAATTCCGTCAGAAGACTTCTCGTTCTTTTTCTAGAGGAAGATCTTATTCTAACAATCGTAGTGATCAAGAAGATACAAATGATGATGATACTAGCACTAATAACTAAAAATATTTGTTTTTGAGCAATATATGGAAAGTGGGAATTTTAAGATTCCCTTTTCTAATATCCAGTTTTTTAAAAAGTTCTATAATTGTTACTTTAATTTTCTCTTCAGCTGATTACTTAATAGCTCAATTTCAGGTAATTGTAATTGCATAGATAAGATGAAAAATATTCCTAAAATGGAACTACTGGAAATAAATAATTGTAAACATTGTAATCCTAAATTATCGGCACTATATATGTGGTGCAATAAATAGTTTACTATCCAACCTACCAAAGCTGCTATGAAAGTTATTGCTACAAGGTTTAATATACCTATAATCCATTTTTTCACTGGTAATTTATTTAGACGATTGTCTAGAATTACCAAAAATATAAATATAGAAATTAAATTAACTAGAATAGTGGCAAATACCAATCCAGGTGTACCGAAAGACTGATACAAGAGAAAATCTAATAAGCCATTCAAAAATATATTAAACAGACTAACGCGAAAAGGTGTTCCACCATCGCCTAATGCATAGAACACTCTAACTAAGACATCTCTTACTAAGTAAAAAAACATTCCTGTTCCATAAGCAACTAGAACTGGAGCTACTATAATTGCATCATTTACCTCAAACGCACCACGTTGATAAATTACACGAATAATATTAGGAGCAAGAGCAATAAAAACTGCTGTTAAAGGCAACATTGTTAAAGCACTTAAAAAAATACCTTGACGAATCCTTAACTTTAGCTCGTTCCAATTTTCTGGTGTAGTTAATTGTGAAAAAATTGGCATAAATGGGACTAAAATCATATTAGAAATTATGCCTAAAGGAGTTAAAACGATAAAATTAGCATATCTCATTGCCGCTGCTGCATCAGGAATAAATGATGCAAAAAATAAGTCGGTATAAACATTAATATGTAACATACCTGAAGCAAAGGTAGCTGGAACTAGTATTTTTGTTATATCTTTTAATCCAGGTATATTAAATTGAAAACGTAATCTCAGCCCACCCATCCCTTTTCTCCATTGAGCTTGAAGCTGAGCTAACCACTGTAATAAACCACCAAGTAAAGTTCCTCCGGCTAAAACCATACCTCCTAAGTACCAATTTTCTTGTTCATTTATATTTTGACCTGTATGCCAAATCAAAGCCCATACTCCAAAGGATATAACCACACTTGAAAACAAAGGACTAATACTAGGCAATAGATACTGATCCGCAGCGTTAAGAGTTCCAAATCCTATACCAATTAATCCTGATAATAATGCTAATGGCGCCATGATTTGCAATTGTTCAATAGCAATTAGCTTTACCTCTCCTTGAAGTCCAGGAGCTAAAATTGAAATAAATGTATCGGCAAATAAAATGAGAATAATAGTAATTACTAATAATAATATAGTTACTAGTGTGGTAACTGATTCAACTAAAGGTGCTATTTCAGTTTTTTTCCGTTTAGATAAAACACTTATAAGAGAACTGTGAAATGGTCCATTAATTCCTCCTAATAAAATTAGGAAAAAACCAGGAACAACATATGCATAAGAATAAGCATTGATAACTGGCCCCACACCAAATGCTGCTGCAATTGATTGTTCTCGAATTAATCCAAATAATTTACTTATTAAAGTTGCAAATGCTACGATTCCAGCTACATCAATTAAAGAACGAGATTTTTTTTTATTTAGCGACACAAAATTTCTCACGAAAAGCTAGTCACTATTATTAAAGATTTTGCTGCAGTAGGCAAGATATCAGTATATTAAGGTTATGCCTTTTTTTAAAATTAATAAAGACTCTTAAGAGTCTTTATTCTAAGCTATAAATAAGATATATTAAAGACAATAACTTTTTCACCTTGATCATACTAAAAGCTTATTTAATAAGCCAGACAACAATGCATTATCTAACTACTAATCTTTAAAGTTAAAATTTTGTAAAGAATAATATAAAGTAGCAATTTTATATTATTCTAACGTGAAATTGAATTTATATAGACGGTTTAATCATTATTAGATTTTTGTTTTCCCAAAAGATATCTGGTTTCAGCGGCGGCTTTCTCCATAGCCACTTCTGGCCGTAATTGATTAGTAATAGCTGCGCTTAAATAACGCTGTAAAATATCGGAGGCTTGTGCATACTGAGGTATTGGTGGACGTAAAATCGAGTTTTCTATTACATTCAATAACTGAGGATAATAAGAAAACTTAGTTAGTATATCAGAATCATTAAACAAAGAACGACGACTGGGAACATATCCTGTTGCTAGAACAAATCTACGTTGCACTTCTTCACTGCTAAAAAATTTAATTACTTCCCAGGCTGCATCAGGATGTTGACTGTTTTTTGTAATACCTAATCCCCAACCTCCTAAACAGGAACCACTAAAGTAATTATTAGCGTGAACCATGGGCTTAATCTTAAATTTTCCTTTAATGGGAGAGCTATGATCAGATAATAGTCCAAAGGCGTAAGGCCAATTACGCATAAAAACAGCATTTCCAGTTTGGAAAAGGCGCCGTACTTCCTCCTCGGCATAAGTAGTGACTCCCATAGGAGAGATTTTTTTATCTAGCGTACTGCGTAGAAAGTTAACTGCTTCAATAGCTGTTGTACTATCCAGGCCAACTTCCAAAGTATAAGGATTTATCCAAAATGCACCATACCCACTTAAGACTTCCATAAACATCGCAGATAATCCTTCATATTGTTTACCAGTCCATAAGTAACCCCATTCAGCTAACTTTTTTTCTTGTAAAATATGAGATATATTTATTAGCTCTGTAAAAGTATTTGGAGGTTGATATCCATTTTTTTCTAATAAGTCACTACGATAATAAAGAATACCCCCATCAGAACGTATAGGGATACGATATAACTCACCCTGATACATTCCACCGTTAATATCCCCCTCTAAAAAAGCTGCTAAATCTACTTTTGATAGTCTGTCTGATAAACTTCTTAACCATCCTGCAGCAGCGAACTTAGATACCCAGACAATATCCATGAACACTAAATCATAAGGAGAGTTGCCTAATAAGAAAGAAGAAGTATATAAATCTTCAACTTGATTAGTAGCATTAGGACCCTCGATAACCTCTAATTCTATATCAGAATGTTGATCATTAAATTCTTTTACAAAAGGTTCCCATTGAGTCGCTTCTAACGCCTGCATCATTAATGTAATTTTTACAGGTTCAGCAGAAGAACTTTGTATGATAAATAAACAAGTTAACAATAAACAAAAAATTACCAACACTAAGAAACGAGTAATAAAAAAAAAATTAATTGGTAACAATTTGATTAACTGATTAACTTTCATAATAGTCTCTATAGATACATTTATGTTTTTATTTCTGAAGCAAAAAACAACTAGTAATAAAAATAGAAAGAGGTGAGTAATCTCATTGATTTAATAACTTTCAGTTTTTTTTAGGATTTCTACTTCACTATTACAGACATGAACTTTAAACTTTTCACTAATTTTAACTAATAACGGTAAACTGGCACTAAGTGGTCTACCTTCCCAGTCACTAATGATATTAATAATTTCTCCTTCCATACCTTTTAAATCAAATGCTTGTTGCCTATGTTCCGGATGATGATAAACAATAACAGACTCTATAATACGAATGCGATCTCCAATCTTCATACTCATCAGTTATTAAAAGTTTTCTCAATAAAAAGTTAATAATCATACTATCTTTACATAAAGTGTCATCAGATCATAATTATTTAAAAATTTTCTTATTTTTAAATAATTACTTAATTCTAAGAAGTTAAAGATATATTTTATAGTATGATCTAAGAAGATTATCAATCTTAACAGATAAGATTATCCTAAGCTTATATTAATAATTGATAGGTAGAATAATTTTTATTTTTATCTATTCATTATTTGATATCCAAAGTTTTATATCTACTATACTATTAGATAATATTTATAGAAATAAGCATTTATGATTACTCTCTATAAATAGTCCTAAATTTTTTTTTAGAATGAATAATTACGTTATTTTATTTATTGAGTAGTAGGCCATTTAATATTAAAACAGTTATTTTAAAATATTTATTAAAAGTTTCCTATTGTAGATTGATCTGTTATCGTCTTAATATCTATATCAGATAATTATTATGTAAGGCAAAGAGGAATTTAAAAAAAGTCATCATTATAATACAAGTTTTTTGTACTATATTTGATAACATTCTGTTTTCTATTTATAACTTCTAATTTAGAGTTTTTAAAACATATATATTTGTAAACCGTTAAAAATTATGAAATGGTTTATGAATATACTTAAATATACAAAATAAAGAAAAATACCATTTTTATTGGTAACCTATAAGCTATTATATCTAAATATAGTGATGTTATGGAAGAATTTATAGAAGATCTATCTAAGAATAGTGAATATAAAACTCAATATACTATTCAAGAAATACAAGAACTCCTCCCTCATCGATATCCTTTCTCCTTAGTTGATCGTATTATCGATTACATACCTGCTAAAAAAGCAGTCGGAATTAAAAATGTGACTATTAATGAACCTTTTTTTGCTGGTCATATTCCAAGTCTTCCAATTATGCCGGGAGTACTAATTTTAGAATCTATTGCTCAAGTTGGAGGGGTTATTCTAACTCTATTACCAGGAATGAAAGGAGTATTTTTTGCTTTTGCAGGTATTGATAAAGTTCGTTTCCGTCGTCCCGTAATTCCTGGAGATCAATTAATAATTACAGTTGAGTTATTAACTTTAAAGAGAAACAGGATTGCAAAAATGAAGGGTGAAGGTACAGTAAATGGAGAATTAGCAGTTCAAGGAGAAATGTTATTTTCTCGTATTGATTAATAAAATTTTCCAAAAAAATATAATAATTTATGCTTAAGTAATAAGAATAATTTTAAATATAAAACTGTTTCAGAATTGTAAGTAAATTACTTATAATAAGATAACCTTATAAAAAATATGGTTATAAAATCAATATATTCAACGAAAAAAATTGATTTTAGAAACTTTATTTTGAAAAATTTAGTAGTGAATAAAAGTATAAAAAGTTTCGAAGGAATCTTTTTATAAAAAAATAACTTTTATTGATAAATAATAACTATTTATTTAACAACTACTTAAGGAAATCCTAAAGTAGTTGTTGGCCTTAAAAGTTAATGAAATATTTTCCCTAAATTATTTTTAGGAAAATAAATTTTTCAATTACTTATATTTAAGTTTCATGACTAAAATAGGAAAAGCTAGAATAAATGTAGCAATATTAGTCATGATAATTGGGATATCTTTTTGCAAAATACCATAGGTAATCCAGAGGAGTAATCCACAACAAAACAGTAGAAACATAGCTAAAGAAATATCTTTGGTTACGCGAGTTTTCCAGGTTTTTACCAATTGAGGATAAAAAGAAATAGTTGTTAACGAGCCCGCGCATATACCGATCCAAGTAAAAGCATCAGCGTCCATAAGTCAAAATAGATGATTAATGAGTAGTTAAAATATGGTAATGACAATAGTTTATTAATCGCCATTCTCCATAATTAATTTGTAAGATGAGCTTAAGGTAATGAATATCTAATAATTATACCCTAACTCCACAGTATATTCTACTAACTATAAATAACCAAAATAGCTTATATCAAATACAGAAATAACTGTCTTAGAATAGCTTAGTTATATAGCTATATACTTCAGCTACAACCAAAGAAATAAGTTATTAAATTAACTATTAAATATAGTATAATTCTGATTAGCTAAATAAATTATTTTTAATTAATCAGAATTAAGAGTATTCGCTATTTCAGGTAAGATGATTTTTATCTTCTAGAGCAAAAGAACTTTATAAGTGTAAAAAATTACTAATAAATAGTTTTAGAAAATTAATTTTCAATAAAAAAAACAGCTATATAAAGTGCTTTGAAACATTAAATCAAGAAGTTGATATTTTCTGTGAGATAAAGTTATTACAAGTAATTTTTAACAAATTCTTGGCAATTGTTCCCCACTTAACATATCAATGATCCTGGTTGTTCCTATTTCGTTTTTTAAAGTAACTAGACCTGTATTTCGTTCAGTAACCTCACCAATGACACAAGAACTATCAGAAAAAGATGTCATAATTTCTAACGCTTTATCTACAGAATCTTCAGGTATAAAAGCAACGAATCTACCTTCGTTGGCAATATATAAAGGATCAAAACCTAGAATTTCACAAGCCCCTTTTACATCTTCCATTACAGGAATTGCCTTTTCTATAATATTTACTCTGATTTTTGCACTGTCAGCAATCTCATTTAAACTACTAGCTAAACCACCTCTTGTTAGATCCCTCAAACAATGAATCTTTACCCCTTGTTTTATCATTTCTAAAATAACTTGATGGAGTGGTTGACAATCACTTTTAATTGTTGTTTCTAATTCTAATCCTTCCCTCATAGCCATCACAGAAATACCATGGCGACCTATATCTCCATTAATTAAGATTTTATCTCCTACTTGAACTGATTCAGGAATAATAAATTGATCATGTTCTATAACTCCTATCCCTGAACTGTTAATAAAAATCCCATCTCCTTTCCCTTTATCTACAACCTTAGTATCTCCTGTAATAATTTTTATACCTGCTGTCTTTGCCGCTCTCTGTAATGATTGAATAATATCCCACAGGTCTTTCATTTCAAATCCCTCTTCTATAATAAAACCTAAGCTTATATAAAGAGGACGAGCTCCGCTCATGGCAAGATCATTTACAGTTCCGTTGATAGCTAAACTTCCAATATCTCCACCAGGAAAAAATAAAGGATGTATAACATAAGAATCAGTTGTAAATGCAATTTTATTCTTAGGAATATTAACTACGGAGGAATCATGAGGCGAAAATTCTTTATTCATCTGAAATGATGAAAATATCATTTTTTCAAGCAATTGCTGCATAAGTTTCCCTCCTCCTCCATGAGCTAATAGAACTTGAGGATATTGTTTAAGAGGAATAGGACATACAGTTTGAAGATTAATCATATACTTAAAAAATATTATTTCTTCTAATCCTAGAATAAATACTATGATAAATTTTGTATCTTTAATTTTTTTTAATTAAAGAATGCTATGCAAATACTCAAAGTTCTATATATTATTTTCTTGATTTCAGAAAAGACATTACATATTAAGATATTAAAATTAACTAATATTAATTTTATAAATACAACATAATATTTTGACCATTAAATAGTAGTACTTAACTTAGTAATCATGAATTATCTTGATTCAAAGATAGCTTTTCCTAAGCGTATCATGGTTGTCTTTTTTCGTATTGCTAATAAATAATCATTAGACATTCCCATGGATAACTCCTTTAAAAATAATGAAGATTTTTCCGTAATATCTTGAGCTAGATTCTGTACTTTCTGAAAAGCATACAAAGATTCACTGCTTGATAAATTGAGTGGTAAAATTGACATTAATCCATTAATTGTAAGGTTTTTACATTTTTCCAGTTCATCTAAATCTTTCCAAAGTTGTTCTGACGACCATCCGTATTTATTAGGATCTGACATGATCTTCACTTGCAAACAAATATGAGGTGAAACAGAAATATCATCTATTATTTTATTTAAGTGCTGTGCCAATTTAAGACTATCAACAGAATGGATCCAACAAAAATTTTCTAAAACTTTCTTAGCTTTGTTTGTTTGCAGATGGCCGATAAAATGCCAAGATATATCACTATATTCCTTAAGCTTTTCTTGCTTTTCTAGAGCTTCTTGAAGACGATTTTCAGCAAAATCACGAATTCCAGAATTATATGCTTCTTTAATTTTTTCTACTGATTGTTGCTTACTAACAGCAATCAAACGAACTGAAGATGGCACTTGGGAGATAATTCTAGTAATATTTTCGCTAATTTTCATTGAAATTTAAAACAAGAACTTTTAGGTATATGATTAAAGACTACTATGATTTCTAATACGATTTCTATTGTAACTGATTAGTTAGGATAAAATATGATTATAAGTTATTACTTCTACTAA
It contains:
- a CDS encoding phosphodiester glycosidase family protein, with the protein product MTKFMWYLLKLISILLLLELPLNTLVHRVGNAKNISSYNNFFSFSSFEDITNKRIHNINYSFHNSLLLSNENKELSEFKINLLHTNIFNNFTFSKIKHDSVYTLTKTILPKEIIWVPGVIWRQQFITVQNKKGYSIFPVNLLEINNKSLKVILKPITSNFNGQVGTSSLEKIAKEWQVIAAINGGFFNRNNKLPLGAIRQNNNWLSSPILERGAVGWNENGQFFIDNLSLEETLIMSNGKQITIQCLNSGYIQAGISRYTSEWGKDYMSFSNNEIIVSVQNDKVIGKQKSKNIKQSYNIPDNGYLLVIRKKIFKSNLFSIGNKLKIRSDTVPKKFNKLSHILGAGPLLINNGFISLNTQDEKFTKSFQKQKASRSAIGITSKEKIILVTVHNSTNSKGVNLNEMAQIMQKLGSISALNLDGGGSTSLVLGGYLVDRFPPTAAKVHNGIGVFISQ
- a CDS encoding DUF4079 domain-containing protein, whose amino-acid sequence is MVTNTSEFIKFWSQFSHPIIMLATLLLLFYVLYLGLQLRYIRTSDKQIRKELIEKKNNNRHYQLGALLLNIIVLGNLGGMAITYVNNDKLFFSPHLLVGLTITGLVTTSTSLVPFMQKGNDLARHTHMILNFCVVILFSWQVISGIEIVQKIIENISITQG
- a CDS encoding chlororespiratory reduction protein 7; translation: MSDSIMHQQDGFIVLEPNKQEFLTYEELLEKLKNILSDRQDDLPRELQNIKFLESQAKYLMENFCDLEMGPDTYLQWYVVRLEK
- a CDS encoding RNA recognition motif domain-containing protein, whose amino-acid sequence is MTIYMRQIPTGITEAEVTDVFKKHGEVKQVRFPLDPKTGERIGYGLIDMGDKEQEEDTIEELNGEDLKGVKLRLNRNVD
- a CDS encoding RNA recognition motif domain-containing protein, with protein sequence MSIYVGNLSFKATEADVTNVFKEYGEVKKVYLPSDRETGKMRGFGFVDMETENQEATAIDELNGTEWMGRILKVNKAKPRE
- the murJ gene encoding murein biosynthesis integral membrane protein MurJ, producing the protein MSLNKKKSRSLIDVAGIVAFATLISKLFGLIREQSIAAAFGVGPVINAYSYAYVVPGFFLILLGGINGPFHSSLISVLSKRKKTEIAPLVESVTTLVTILLLVITIILILFADTFISILAPGLQGEVKLIAIEQLQIMAPLALLSGLIGIGFGTLNAADQYLLPSISPLFSSVVISFGVWALIWHTGQNINEQENWYLGGMVLAGGTLLGGLLQWLAQLQAQWRKGMGGLRLRFQFNIPGLKDITKILVPATFASGMLHINVYTDLFFASFIPDAAAAMRYANFIVLTPLGIISNMILVPFMPIFSQLTTPENWNELKLRIRQGIFLSALTMLPLTAVFIALAPNIIRVIYQRGAFEVNDAIIVAPVLVAYGTGMFFYLVRDVLVRVFYALGDGGTPFRVSLFNIFLNGLLDFLLYQSFGTPGLVFATILVNLISIFIFLVILDNRLNKLPVKKWIIGILNLVAITFIAALVGWIVNYLLHHIYSADNLGLQCLQLFISSSSILGIFFILSMQLQLPEIELLSNQLKRKLK
- a CDS encoding ABC transporter substrate-binding protein; this translates as MKVNQLIKLLPINFFFITRFLVLVIFCLLLTCLFIIQSSSAEPVKITLMMQALEATQWEPFVKEFNDQHSDIELEVIEGPNATNQVEDLYTSSFLLGNSPYDLVFMDIVWVSKFAAAGWLRSLSDRLSKVDLAAFLEGDINGGMYQGELYRIPIRSDGGILYYRSDLLEKNGYQPPNTFTELINISHILQEKKLAEWGYLWTGKQYEGLSAMFMEVLSGYGAFWINPYTLEVGLDSTTAIEAVNFLRSTLDKKISPMGVTTYAEEEVRRLFQTGNAVFMRNWPYAFGLLSDHSSPIKGKFKIKPMVHANNYFSGSCLGGWGLGITKNSQHPDAAWEVIKFFSSEEVQRRFVLATGYVPSRRSLFNDSDILTKFSYYPQLLNVIENSILRPPIPQYAQASDILQRYLSAAITNQLRPEVAMEKAAAETRYLLGKQKSNND